From one Rhopalosiphum padi isolate XX-2018 chromosome 2, ASM2088224v1, whole genome shotgun sequence genomic stretch:
- the LOC132922769 gene encoding coiled-coil domain-containing protein 12: protein MENSENQSIKVGSLEEEARKRKERLANLKKSLENKNESKKNEDSVEKSLPKPRFKSYIPEDEGLKAELIPTPQPGDIIAEVEDQLKAGETVFTVQELDLNTLAPRKPDWDLKRDIEKRMTKLERRTQRAIAELIRDRLKGEQNIDLATAVNEGARANAQIDNDEE, encoded by the exons ATGGAAAATTCAGAAAATCAATCTATCAAAGTTGGATCATTAGAAGAAGAAGCTCGAAAACGAAAGGAACGATTGgcaaatttgaaaaaatctttagaaaataaaaatgaatctaaAAAGAACGAAGACAGTGTGGAGAAATCATTACCAAA gccaaggtttaaaagttatattccTGAAGATGAAGGGCTAAAGGCTGAACTTATACCTACCCCTCAACCTGGTGATATTATTGCTGAAGTCGAGGATCAATTAAAAGCTGGAGAAACCGTTTTTACTGTTCAGGAATTG gaTTTAAACACATTAGCACCAAGAAAGCCAGATTGGGATTTGAAAAGAGACATAGAAAAAAGAATGACAAAACTCGAAAGGAGGACACAAAGAGCAATTGCTGAACTAATACGTGATCGATTAAAAGGAGAACAAAATATAGATTTAGCAACAGCTGTAAATGAAGGTGCCAGAGCAAATGCTCAAATTGATAACGATGAAgagtag